ACACCAGCGATATCAAATACGCCGATTTCTTCGCACCTCCACCCCGCAAAGTCTCTAACAAGAAACATCGCGCCCTCCCGAAAACCCAGCCCGATGAACTGGCAGTTGATGAGAGCGACGTCAAACGCGCTATGGATGACGTTCGACGGGACTTGTTTGACGACGGTGATGCGGACTCCGCAGAAGAGGAGGAGAATCTTGACGGATCTGCGGATCCTACTGCTCCTCGCTCCACACATGAAAAGCAGAGGGCACGTATCGCGGATGAAATTCGTCGTCTAGAGGCGGCCAACGTGGCCAAGAAGGAATGGATGTATACTGGTGAGGCCAGGGCTGTCGAGCGACCCGTCAATTCTCTCATCGAAGAAGACCTCGACTTTGAACGAATTGGAAAGCCTGTTCCCGTCAACACCAACGAGACTACCGAGGACATCGAAGAACTAGTCAAGCGCCGAATTCTCGCCATGGATTTCGACGAAGTCATCCGCCGTCGGCCAGGCGCCGAGGGTCAGCAAGCCGGAAGAAAGCCCCGCTTCGAACTGGATGATACCAAACCGCAGCAAGGTCTGGCTGAGATGTATGAAACTGAACATCTTCGTGCTAATGACCCCAACTTTGTGGATACTAAGGACCGCAAGTTGATGCGGGAACATGCCGAGATCACTAGTCTTTGGAACGAGATCAGCTCCCAATTGGACACGCTATGCAACTGGCACTACAAGCCTAAGGTTGCCCAAGCAAGCATCAACGTTGTTACCGATGCGCCAACAATCATGATGGAAGATGCACGCCCAACGGCTGGTAGTGCCGCCGGTGGCCCTGTTGGACTTGCGCCGCAGGAGATCTACACACCCGGTGATGATGGCCGAGTTAAGGGAGAGGTGGTTCTCAAGACTGGCGCGTCTATCTCCAAAGAGGAGATGACCCGTGAGCAGAAGGCCAAGAACAGACGCCAGAATAAGCAAACCCAAAAGAAGGCCGATGCTACCAAACCTACTCAGGAAAAGCCTGGCAAGGCTGCCGAGAAACAACAGGTGATTTCAGACCTGAAGAAAGGAGGGGTCAAGATCATTAACAAAGAGGGCCGTATGACGAATATCGACGGTGGCTCTGTCAACGAGGGCGCCAAGAACAGAGGAGACAATCTGAAATTGTGAGGGATAAATTAAAAGGGCCAGTATGTACTATTCAGGAGTCATATTTCTTCTACATAAAAATCTATTTTCTCGCATTGCACATATCATCATCATGCGTCACTTCCGGTCAAGACGTTTGGCACGTATCGTGTAGAGGAATATGTTATCTCTATTATACGCTTCAGCCCCAGGATCGTCATGCACTTGCTCCATTTCGAAAGCCTTTTTCGCCATCTTCATGAATCGCATGTCGGCACGTCTGCGACGCTTGTAACAAAAGTAACAGACCGTGTTTGGTCCCAGAAGATCCTGGAGCGTGGTGATCAAGAGAGGGAATGCCGGCTCGAAGTAGACACAGTCTGCCGCGAGGATAACATCTGGTGTCGAGGGAATCTGGTTTGGGATCGGTTCTCCCCAGTTTAGTATCGCAGCAGTCGCATTCGCGCCGAGATTGTTTAGTTGAATGTTGGACTTCATTAGGGAAAACATAGGTTGTTGGTCTGTGATATAAATCGGTTGTTCGAGATGACACCCGCGGGCCACGGCGAGTCCAACAAGGCCCCCTCCAGCTCCAAGTTCCACGCTATTGAAGGTTGGATTAGGACGAAACAAGAAGGACTGAAAACTGCTCCGGTTGGGCAATCACCTACATCGTTTTATCAGACAGATCGGTGGCGTGACGACTGAGGAGGTATTTGGCCAACACCATCCCTGCTGGCCATAATTGGCCACCGCATCCATCTTTCAGGTCTTCTTTTAGTAGCAATGGTTCTTTCAGGAGTCCGTCGAATGTGATGTCCGTTGTCACTGCAGCTTTGAGTTCGCGCGGGGGCGCCAGGGATTCGCTGATATTGAATCCATCTGGACTGGATGGTGGGCTCGATTGTGGGCTCGATTGTGGACCCGGAAGATTTGACATTGGTATCTCTATCATATTGGGAAACTTGTTGAATTGTTGACTGTTGATCGGAGAAAGTTTTTAGTGGGGGATCTGAAGCTTATCGCGAATTAGACCTAGAACGATCACATGATTGGTTGCGTGGCGATTTTGTCTATTTAAATTGTATTCAATCTAAGAGCCAAATTGAAAGATGGGAATTGAGCGGTTTTTTTCATATGTTCAAGTCTACATCTGAGGTTTAGTATGTGTATGCTTACATTCTATGAGGCCAAGTCCGGCGGGGTTTAACCCGCGTCTCATGAGATAAGTACTTTCAAGCGTCTATTTCTACACCACCATTGAAGTATAAATGTGTTCTTAAATACGAATAGATAGATAACTGGTTAATAAACTCCAATGAACCCGAGATTTAGCATAGTAGCTCTTTACTTTATGCGTAGCAAGCAATCTCCTAGGTATAGAGCGGTCAACTACATGTGGATCAAGTGCATCCCATGAAGTGTATGTAGCACGCTCTAAACACGCCTAATCCGCCTCATTTCTATTTATCCTAGCTTATTCGGAGTACAGCCTTAGAAATTCAATATTCCATAATTAGCATTAATGCTTGATAGGGCTTGTATCGGGCAAATGTGGATGCCAATCCCTGAAACCGAATCCAGGCCCAGAGAAGCATAGGCCCGTGCGAATGTAGAACTATATCGAGAGTTCTTACTGACATAGTAGGGGGCTGAGGATTGTTTGGAAAGTAACCCCTAGTCTCTACGAAGGCTTTTTCTCCATCTAAATATGGCTATATACTAGAGAGTTACCACAAAACTTGCGTGGAGACTCTTTTAATCGTCTGGGGCTTGGTGTATGTGGGCTCATTTTGCCTAATTGGTCGCAACCATGAAATTTTAATATACATCTACCTGCCAGAGGACAGAAAAATTCGATACACTGCACACTTTGAGATTACAACAGCCCAAGTCCAGTTCATACTCAACTAGCAGCACACGCTACGTGCAGCACGAAGGAAACTTGGAATGCATTGATGTCATAGTCGTGTAAATTTACATCCATGCACTACTTCAAGTGCAAGCTGGAGAATTACATCAGATCCCAACCAGCAATTCTTGCTTCATATGTCATCTCACTATCTCCTATCCTTTAGTCGAAGGGGTGGGTGCGTGTTCCCCACCAGGTAAGGAACAAGCTGAGTCCAACCGTCTCAAACACCCGCGAGACCGCACCGACAGCGATAGTGTCGAGGGGTCGCTTCTCAGAGAACACCTGGCTCACAACCTGTATGGGTTTGTTAGAGGAATTGCTTGAGGGGGTTGTTAGGGAGGATGGATTGAGAACGTACGCCTGGGGCTGAGCTTGCGAAGAAAATAAGCGCACCCAAGTATGCGGCACCCTTGTAGCTCAGTGTGCCAGTGGCATTGATGAGTGCAGCCACACCATAAGTCTGAACAGCACTTCCCGCGAGGGAGCTTCCCCAGGCTGCGGCTGCGCCGGCAGCCTCCTTCGACTTGATGAATTCCTCCTTGGAGTTGGCGGCTTGAGCGCGGTGATAGGTGTCACCGAAAACGGGGGCTAAGATGCCGAGGGAGGCAGTGTGGGTGAAAATTGTTCCCAGCGCAATGGCGGAGGGCTTCACGGGGGGGAGATCTGTATGGCAGAGATCTTTAGTTTCCAAGTGACAAAGAGTAATGGTAGTATCAACTCACAATGAAGGGTAGTCATTTTGAAGTTATTATGAGTAGTTTGTGTAAAGTTCAAAGTAAAGTAGAAGAGCCAAAGTACTTTAAGTACTGAAAGGGCGTTTCTGCAACCAGGGTTTGTGAGGTGACGTCGTCATGATTCAGCGCAACTGTAGGATGCGGAGGACCATGACGTCAACTCGCATCCGGGGTTAGCTTCATTCAAGGCTATTTCTAGGAAATCAAGGGAGATGTTCAAGAGTGTTGGATAGTTACCATACAAATCAAGTTCATACGAGCTAAATTGTGGAGGAGTTGTTTAACGACACTGGCGAAACAGTGTCCTTGCGCAATATTTAAATGCATCACTATAGCCCATCACGTCGCCATCTAAATTCAGTCCCACATCTATTGCTTCTCACGTTGCTTTGGGAGCTAATTTAAATCGTCTAGAAGGGCGCTCAATACTGAGCTCGTCTATGATTTGTCCCCTTCAGAGGTACCATCGACATTTTCCACGCCAGATCCGGATATGCATGTAGATCAAGGGCGATTGGCAAGCTGGCAATCCATGGAACATGTGGTACATTATATACCAAAGGCTGCCTCGAAACTTAGTACTGTTAGACTCAATCTTCATTTCACCCTTCCAGTTTTGGTCCTACATCTAGCCCCGAGACTTGATTGCATTATCTGGGGATCTTTCATGCCGAGCGGGGAGAAGCTGGGTCCAATCAAAGTCCGACTACGATGCACTCTCTTTTACCATCTAACGGTCCTACACAGCTGCGTTTATTGTGTGAATGATACCCCACCGGTGCCTATTGTCATTTTAAACAAAACGCGGGCACTTTGTATAGTTGGTTATCGCTGCTACTTGCTGAACTTGCAATTGCCAATCAAAAGACATGAAAAATGAAAATGAAATTGTATTTCCTTGCAGAATGTGCTGGTCTAATCAAACAAAGGTGCGGCAGGTATATCTGTGTAAGCGTATTAGCCTGGATCAAAAGAATGGAACTGGAGGTACAAACTTCTTGGGGTAGCCGTTCTCCGGGTCGAGCTCGTACTTAGATTGTGAAGACTTCGAGGCATGGTTGATGTTGCAAGGCTTGGGAGGCAAGCCATCGGCACCAAAAATACCCTGAATGCTCTTCTTATCTTGCTCAAAGAGAGCCGCTAGGCCGCGTTCTTCGCCCTGTTCCTTGAGAGCAATCAATTGCTGCTCTCCAGCCTGTCCAAGTTTAAGAACGCCATCCTTGGGAGCGGCCTGGCTTCCGACGGTGAGAAGGCTGACTGCATCGGCTTGGCGCACGGTGCTCAGCCTAGGGTAGCTCCTCCGGACGTCCCGCTTCCAGTATGGGTTGTCGGCAATGTCACCCGCGGGAAGAGTAACCGGGTCATCGTAGGCAAGAGGAGGTACAGAGCCCGGGGTGGGAGAACGGAATTGAGAGTTCAGAGGGACACCTGAAGAGCGTTCAGGGTCAACGGCGAGAAGGCGACGAATGCGCTCCCAGATGCCGGTGGACTTGACTGTGTATTTCTAGAGCCCAAAGAGGATTAGTACCCAGCGCACGGCAATAGAGTCTGGCCTCCTCATTCCGGTCATTATGACCTACCTGGTTGATGGAGATGACATTGGATGCCGACTTGGCGGCATTCACGATACCCCGAGCCATGGTGAGAAGACTCTGACCTACGAGTTAATATCAGCCCATTGACACACGAAGACCAGGAATTTGTAAGGGCACGAATTTGTTCTGTGTCCCAAAGTCATTTGACTTACTGCCTGAAATCCCTGAAATCCGTCAATAGTCCGTAGCAAGCCTTTGGTTGAGCCGGTGCGTCGAGGTAACCCCGGAGGTGCGATTACTGGCACGGATTATCTTGTTGCCGAGCCACCACACAAATTCTTGTATTAGTAATTCCACTGTCTTCATCCTTTTCAAAGATCACCGTAAAAAGTTTTTGTTCTCGGTATACTGTAGCCTGAAGCTTTTGATGTTGGTTAAAAGtgagtggaaggaagaagatCTACTTCGTAGTAAGCATACAAATACGTGCCTGTCTCTTCTCGCTTTTCAAGACGACAAAGAACCGAAGGTATTCTACCATCTCATCAAGTTCCTTGAAAATGTCCTCACCTATCTTGAGTGTGCACACTTTCTCTTGACCAGGGAATAAGATGGCGCCCGAGGGACACAAAAATAAAATGGGAAAAAAATCCATGTAACCAGTGAAATAAACATTATCTGCGCCTCCGAAAGTGATCATGAACTTCCAGCAAAACGTGTCTCGTGAGGTAAGGTCTAGaataaaacaaaaacaaaaaaaaaggactaGAAAAGCCAGGCGAGACTTTTTCTGTAGAATTTCTTCCAGCCAGACAGGTTCCGGTCCTGGATGGCCATCATGGCCATATATTCGGCCTCTTCGCGGTCAATTTCCGCCTTGCCCGTCCAGATATCGGCATTATGGGGCTTGATAATCTCAGTCTTCTTCCAGAACTTCCACCCAGCGAATGCTAATACATAGAGGGGGATTCCGATGTAGGAAGTGATGAAGGTCTTGTAGTCGAAATTGCCATAGGTTTCCGGTTTGTGGATAAACACACCGAAGCTGCGAGTGAAGACTACCAAGACACAGAAAAAGAGCGCAACGCAGGAACCGATGATTCCCAGAGGAGCCTTGTAGGCCAGTACTGTCTCGTCAACACCCTGTGCACGTCGGGCGCGAATGAAGAAGATGTGAGTAATCAAGAGAGAGATCCAGGTCAACACTACGATATCGGGTCAGCATGCTGGAAAATCTTCCAAGTCATTCAGAGCGTAGAATGAAGGGGACACACATCCGAAGATTGACACCATATCGGTGAAGTATCCGAAGATATTCTTGGAGCCACTGGAAACACTCATAAAGGCGAGCAGGCAGAAGGAAGCCGACAGTGTCAGAGCATAGATTGGGACACCGGCTCTGTTCGTGCGAGCAAAGATCCTAGGGGCCTTCTTCTCACGAGAAAGGCCGTACAGAGTTCGAGTTGCGATGTACAGATCAGAGTTGGCGGCAGAAAATACAAACACCAGGATACAGCCATTGATGATGTGGGGAAGGGCGGCGACTTGCTTCATTGCAACCACGAAAGGTGAGGCAGCAGCAGAGCTCTTGGCCTTGGTCGCGAAAGCCAGATCTGGAGAGTTGTAGGGGACTAGCATACCGAGGAAGAGAACGCTGAGAATGTAGAACACGATGATTCGCCAGAAAGTGAGCTTGATGGCTTTCGGGATCGTCTTCCGGGGGTTCTGGGCCTCTCCGACGGTCACACCAATGAGTTCGGTACCTGGTTCAAAAGAGAGTTAGAAGGTGAGATGGGGGAATCTCAGTCACAGAAAGTCCATACCGAGGAATGCAAAGGTGGCCTGCACCAAGGTCGACCAGAAAGCAAGGAATTTTCCCAGGGAACCACCGGTGTATTTTGTGGCGAAGGCGCCGGGTTCCCTCCAGTAACGGAAACCTCTCCTGTCGTGATCGGGACCACCACCAAGTGCAAAGATGAAAGAGCACAGTATGAGTCCCATAATGACAATCACCTTGAAGGATGAGAGCCAGAACTCCAATTCACCGAAAATCTTGACGCCGAAGTAGTTAATCACGATGATTGACACCATGAAGATGGCAATCCACACACCCGGGTTGACATTCTCTGCTGATGTCTTTGGCCAATAGGTAATAACTAGAGCAGCGGCAGTTAGTTGTGTAGGTGGTAGAATGATATATTTGAGGTAGTAGCTGGGAGAATATTAGATTTTTTCTGATTAATATCAGCAGGAGAAAGAATATTGCTCACCACCATCCGAGGGTAAATCCGAGAGCAGGGTCACAAAACCGGCCAGCATAGCCAGTAAAACCGGAGGACAATGGTAGCCAAGCAGCCATTTCACCCAGTCCACACATGACGGTCCAAACGACGAAACCCATAAAGCAGTAGGCAATAAGCAAAGATCCAGGCTGATTAGGAATATTAGTCAACGTCAAAAGATCAGTTGGATGAATCTCACATACTCCTGCTCTAAAGTTGACAGTCAGCAGTGTTTCAGAAACGATCGGATCAGAAATCAACTCACGTCAGAGCACTGCCAGTGCCAACAACCAAACCAGTACCAATGGCACCACCGATGGCAATCATAGAAATGTGACGAGCCTTGAGCTCTCTATGAAGCTGAATTGGCTCAACAGGTTCACTTTCTTTGAAATCCCCCGTGTTGTCAATTTTGCCGGGTTGTGCCTCGAGAGCGCTAATCTCGTCAAGGTGACCCATCTTGCTGGAGGCCGAAgtgagaaggagaagatgaaaagaaTCTATCAAACACCGAGGAAATTGGGGGCCATGAGGATTAAATGGTCCAGCCCAACGCACTGTTTTAAAGCGAATTCTAGGGTCACATTTTATGGTtatctacggagtatgtaTCTTCTCTTCCGCCTCTTTCAGTGGAGACTAATCCTGGAGAGGCCATGTGGGGTGTGTCAGGTTCACGATCCAGTATTTCCCTCACGTAATATTTTCGGTGAGTGGATTAAATGTCCCTATGCGGATTCCTTCCGGGGGCCTGTCGAAAGTGATCTGATTGgtgtttactccgtacacttTCCCCAACTTATTCCCCGCAATATCTTTCCCCACAGAATTCAATATATGACAGCAAGACACAGTGTCCCCAAGTAGCTGAATGTATTCCTATTCTTAAGGTTGTTCCTGGGTCCGCTTAGAAGGTCCTATATTATGAAAGGGCTAGTAGAGCCTCTCTCCCAATATATGGTCCGGTGAAGGTGCCAAGTGcagtggtggtgttggtgcGCTTGGCAATCTTGGCAATCTTGGCATGCCTACACTCCGGCCTTCATGGctccagaaaaaaaaaacagtgtACTACAATTGATGCCGAGATCTACATACTGACCCACCTGAATCCTTTATCAGTGATATCTCTACCATGTTTCAGTTGTTTTCCGTGCGACTATAAGGTTTGCCTAGATCATTGAGGGAGAAAAGGCAGATTACACTGGGAATTATTACCCACTGAAATTGTAGGACAATACAATTGCCCAACAACACATCCAAGAGTCAAAGGTGGGAAGCAAGGTTTTTTTGCATTTAGGATAGGCTCAGTAAATCTTACCCACACGTATTTTAGTAATAGTTATCACCAACCTGAGGCCTTGGGAGGCTTTTCTAACCATGACAAGGAGTCTTGGCCAATTCTTTAACAAGCGGGATCCGATTTGTATGAGATCTACCTGTAGTACGAATGAGGCGGGCTAACTTGGTGAGTATGGGCAGATGACCAAGAGTCCCTATAGAAATAAACTAATTGAGCAAGGAACAGGAATTGCCACTAAATCTAATTTCCTATTAGCAAAGTACAGTAGTTACGGCTTAAAAGACCTGGAGTTTCCACGAACTTCTTTGTCTGGACGCAAACATCTCTCTTTTCGGCTTTAGGGAGGTGAACAGGTCAATATCTcacaaaatccaaaaaaaaaaatcaagtcAACCACTGACGCAACGTCCTTATCAGTCCAGTTACACTGCGGATCGCCGTATTCGGGCCATGGGTCAAACACTAGACTAGAAGCATAGAACTTTCCAATGAAATCCTATCTTCCTTCACAAAATTCAGAGTCCTTTAGTTAAATTCCGTGGCTGTGCACGGCGCCTTTCAATTCTATTTATGCCTCGATTGACGGGTAGGAATTGGCCTTAAATTAAGCTTTCTACTTGAGTACGGGCTTTTCAACGTGGAACTAGGCTTATCACCAAGTTTCTTATAGGGGTCTCAGCTAACTTCCTAATTTAGAGTTTAACATCAGCCTGCCAATGTTCTAGCTATGACACCAGTAAGGATGAACCCCCGGCCTGATTCACGCAAAAACATGGGACTAGAATCTCCCCATAAGATCTAGTGTGTTCTTCGGTGATTGAATATGATGTATCCAGCTATCAAAACTGCCCGTGAAAATATCTTTGTTATAGAGGAGATTGTTCACACTATGGAATCGGCTGTTAGAGATGGTGAATATTTCCTGCCCAAGAACCCAACATCGGCATTTGGCTTTGCTCCCAATGGAATTCTGCTCGGTCTTGGAGATACAAAAACCAGACATTGGTACGCGGATACGTCTGAGGCTCTCGCTGATCAAGGGCCAGATGCATTatacaccggcagagactATGCTCAGCGCCACCAAGGCTGAAAATTGGCAAACGTAACATTGGATTATTGGAAAAGTGGCTATATAGAAAGCTTCACCAATCGACCAGCGCGCCTTCAAGGCTATCAATACAACGGCCCCGTCAAGTGAAATTGTTTCTATGAGTGCTCTAGAGACATTAAACACCTATGACAACTTCCTCGGCCCGAATATCCTGAATCTTAGCATCCACAGAATGAACAAAGCAATTGTCTTTAGTTGTGGAGAGATATGGATGTTCCCTTTGTATTCCAATCCACTTTGCTGACTTGCGACAGCGAACCAATCTAGGCGATTCTAAGTTGAAATGACAAGCTAGTACCAAGAGGGCATGCTGAAGCATTTTGCCGTGGACAAAATTTGTGGAAGGATTTCTGATTTCCACACTTTAAACGTTTCTGCACATGGCCTACAAGGGATTGAATGCCTAGACACGTAAACTCACTTGTTCTAATGGATTTTCATTGAAAGGGCCGCTGATGGGGTGGAATCTCATTACATCCCACATGGCTGCAGCTGATCACCGTGGATTGGTCATCTCCATCACGACTACCATCAACTTGCTCTTTGGAAGCCAGTTGATCATCACAGAAACAGGGGCAATAATGAATAATAAGACGTGGTAGGCCTCCAACCAGTACTCGTGACTTGATATCAGACTGACGCTCATCTCCTAGGTTTCTCCATCTCCGGCCCCTGTAATGCCTTTGGATATAGCTCCTCGCTGCCCAATTACATCCGGCCTGGAAAGCGGCCTCTACCATTTGCTCATACCCATCATTGCGATACATCTTGACGGGAAGCTATTCTTTGCACAGGAGCGACGAGGGGGGAAACCGGATTGTCACAACTACTATCCAGTACGTCATCCATGCGGTTGATGAAGGCCTTTCTGCGGCGAAGGCTCTTGCTCGTTCACGCCTGCATGGTCAACTAGTGCCGAactaagtccttttgagtATAATTACAGCAACTCTCCTTTTGCATGCGCTATCGTCTGATCTATTTGGTCCAGGATGCTCTTTTTACATGTGCACAGAACGGCCAAGAAGAAATGCAAACTGCAAAGAACATTTTCCTATATGTAACCACATGCAGGGGTGGCCAAACGGCTATGTGAATTCCAGTTTTAGAGGAAGAGAATTCTTTCCCTACAGGGTTCTCATCCTTTCTTCGCACAGGCCAACATCATGGGAAGTAGATTCCCTTGGCAAGAATACTAGTCTCAGCATTATACGCACTTCCAGTTCCCGAGGGCCACTTGAGCAACACCACTCTGAAGGCGTTCACCTACTTACCCTATGCTGTGAAATATATACTTATATCGTAGCATTAAGTGTAAAAAGCGGCTGGATCCCGATCCGGAAAATAGCGACCGCCAATTTCAAATGATCAGTAAAAGTGACATTCGTAAATTTCTCAAGCCAGC
Above is a genomic segment from Penicillium digitatum chromosome 3, complete sequence containing:
- a CDS encoding U3 small nucleolar ribonucleoprotein Mpp10; the encoded protein is MAKAQSQSKSVSATTAKPSKQMALSSALSSPWGFLRPTNDLHTTVVDSAKYILDSLAGSVVDSQTFRRQLNKKRKRSDLESDSVTQLQLKNLYVDGFTSNQIWEQATRILESTGDEIERDITLISQHGGYMDSADSEQLESNSDPEGAQSDRDSDSHESMLEDLSEGSGAEDDLDEESYQEVDMGSDEDMEDIEGMDDDNSSLGSAEGEPEVFVEDRFGLNDGFFNIDDFNKQSEALERQDAAGGPEQGEDSDEEDLDWHSNPLIAGNAATIRSDNKPKNSRSTEKEDESMDDSEEEGPTFGNADLHGDSDSDDEDAADMDDGEASAWVNTSDIKYADFFAPPPRKVSNKKHRALPKTQPDELAVDESDVKRAMDDVRRDLFDDGDADSAEEEENLDGSADPTAPRSTHEKQRARIADEIRRLEAANVAKKEWMYTGEARAVERPVNSLIEEDLDFERIGKPVPVNTNETTEDIEELVKRRILAMDFDEVIRRRPGAEGQQAGRKPRFELDDTKPQQGLAEMYETEHLRANDPNFVDTKDRKLMREHAEITSLWNEISSQLDTLCNWHYKPKVAQASINVVTDAPTIMMEDARPTAGSAAGGPVGLAPQEIYTPGDDGRVKGEVVLKTGASISKEEMTREQKAKNRRQNKQTQKKADATKPTQEKPGKAAEKQQVISDLKKGGVKIINKEGRMTNIDGGSVNEGAKNRGDNLKL
- a CDS encoding Methyltransferase-16, putative — protein: MIEIPMSNLPGPQSSPQSSPPSSPDGFNISESLAPPRELKAAVTTDITFDGLLKEPLLLKEDLKDGCGGQLWPAGMVLAKYLLSRHATDLSDKTIVELGAGGGLVGLAVARGCHLEQPIYITDQQPMFSLMKSNIQLNNLGANATAAILNWGEPIPNQIPSTPDVILAADCVYFEPAFPLLITTLQDLLGPNTVCYFCYKRRRRADMRFMKMAKKAFEMEQVHDDPGAEAYNRDNIFLYTIRAKRLDRK
- a CDS encoding UPF0591 membrane protein C15E1.02c; translated protein: MTTLHYLPPVKPSAIALGTIFTHTASLGILAPVFGDTYHRAQAANSKEEFIKSKEAAGAAAAWGSSLAGSAVQTYGVAALINATGTLSYKGAAYLGALIFFASSAPGVVSQVFSEKRPLDTIAVGAVSRVFETVGLSLFLTWWGTRTHPFD
- a CDS encoding NADH-ubiquinone oxidoreductase subunit, encoding MKTVELLIQEFVWWLGNKIIRARISGSQSLLTMARGIVNAAKSASNVISINQKYTVKSTGIWERIRRLLAVDPERSSGVPLNSQFRSPTPGSVPPLAYDDPVTLPAGDIADNPYWKRDVRRSYPRLSTVRQADAVSLLTVGSQAAPKDGVLKLGQAGEQQLIALKEQGEERGLAALFEQDKKSIQGIFGADGLPPKPCNINHASKSSQSKYELDPENGYPKKYTCRTFV
- a CDS encoding Amino acid/polyamine transporter I; this translates as MGHLDEISALEAQPGKIDNTGDFKESEPVEPIQLHRELKARHISMIAIGGAIGTGLVVGTGSALTAGPGSLLIAYCFMGFVVWTVMCGLGEMAAWLPLSSGFTGYAGRFCDPALGFTLGWCYYLKYIILPPTQLTAAALVITYWPKTSAENVNPGVWIAIFMVSIIVINYFGVKIFGELEFWLSSFKVIVIMGLILCSFIFALGGGPDHDRRGFRYWREPGAFATKYTGGSLGKFLAFWSTLVQATFAFLGTELIGVTVGEAQNPRKTIPKAIKLTFWRIIVFYILSVLFLGMLVPYNSPDLAFATKAKSSAAASPFVVAMKQVAALPHIINGCILVFVFSAANSDLYIATRTLYGLSREKKAPRIFARTNRAGVPIYALTLSASFCLLAFMSVSSGSKNIFGYFTDMVSIFGLLTWISLLITHIFFIRARRAQGVDETVLAYKAPLGIIGSCVALFFCVLVVFTRSFGVFIHKPETYGNFDYKTFITSYIGIPLYVLAFAGWKFWKKTEIIKPHNADIWTGKAEIDREEAEYMAMMAIQDRNLSGWKKFYRKSLAWLF
- a CDS encoding Gamma-glutamyltranspeptidase, whose amino-acid sequence is MMYPAIKTARENIFVIEEIVHTMESAVRDGEYFLPKNPTSAFGFAPNGILLGLGDTKTRHWYADTSEALADQGPDALYTGRDYAQRHQG